The Bacillus zhangzhouensis region AATTGATCATCTAACACCGCACATAATGTGCAATCGGAATGTTCAAAAATGAGATCTTGGATGACTTTGCTATGTCCGCCGGCCCCAATTAATCCAATGGTTTGCTCCTTACATATCGGTTCCTTTAAATTTTTCAGCTGTGGCATGATCCGGCTGCTGCACCCCCTCTGTTTTCATGACTTTCAGCAAGGTCATCCATAGAATTTTCATATCAAGCCAAAACGATTGATGCTCGACATACCAAAGGTCATAGGTGAATTTCTCCTCCCAGGAAAGCGTGTTTCGGCCGTTCACCTGTGCCCATCCTGTTATGCCGGGCTTCACAAGATGACGCCTTGCTTGTTCTTCTGTATACATAGGCAAATACTCCATCAAAAGCGGTCTTGGCCCGACGAGACTAAGATCTCCTTTGAGTACATTGACAAGCTGCGGCAGTTCATCAAGACTAAGCTTTCGAATCAAGGCGCCGGTTTTTGTTAATCGGAGATGATCTGGCAGCAGCACCCCATGTTCGTCGCGTTCATCGGTCATCGTCCGAAATTTATATAGCATAAAAGGCCGTCCATACAGACCAGGTCGCTTCTGCCGAAACACCACAGGCGTTCCAATTTTCCATCTAATCAGTCCATAGATGAGAAGAAAAAGAAGACTGCCTGCAATGAGCAGCGTCAATGCCACCGTCACATCTATCATTCTTTTCATCATTGCATCTCCTTTTCACATTAGCGGGAGACAGCATGTTTTACCTTACGCATCAGCTGCATCCGCTCTCGTTTCGTTCCTGCAAACAGATACAAGTAGCCCATATAGAGAATGAAACAAAGCCCGCCAATACAAAACAGCTCCCACCATGAAGTCACGTTATACACTGCCTGAATTCCTGCGCAGATGCCCCAAATGAATAGCGCTCCTGCAAGTGGAACCAGCGTATGTTTGTAAAAGATGGTGCGTTTCTGATTCGTGATGCTAGCCGTATAAAATGGCAGAAACACGATATTTTTGATCAATAAAACCATTGCTCCTGCTGATGCAATGCCATATAAACCAAACTGCAGCATATGAGTCAATCCATAGGCAAAAAGCACATTAGAGACACCTAATATAAGGGTGACAACCGCAGGAACTTTCAATCGATTAAACACGGTCGGCACATATGTGAGCGGTAAAAACATCAAGGTCAAACATAAATAAGCCGAATGAATCATGAGAAGCCATTTCATCTCCTCAAAAGCAGGCCCAAGCCATAGAAGCATGAGCGGACCAGCGAGACCTCCTAGAAGCGCGGCTGGGAACGCAACAAATAAGCCGCTCCACTTAATGGCGCTTGCAGCATATTGGATGAGTCCCTCTTTGTCCTGATTCGAATAAAATGTCGTAATCGTTGGTGAAAACACAACCGCCAGTGTCCCTG contains the following coding sequences:
- a CDS encoding sugar transferase, producing MMKRMIDVTVALTLLIAGSLLFLLIYGLIRWKIGTPVVFRQKRPGLYGRPFMLYKFRTMTDERDEHGVLLPDHLRLTKTGALIRKLSLDELPQLVNVLKGDLSLVGPRPLLMEYLPMYTEEQARRHLVKPGITGWAQVNGRNTLSWEEKFTYDLWYVEHQSFWLDMKILWMTLLKVMKTEGVQQPDHATAEKFKGTDM